From the genome of Perca fluviatilis chromosome 1, GENO_Pfluv_1.0, whole genome shotgun sequence, one region includes:
- the LOC120564451 gene encoding ladderlectin-like: MKILLVLSVLLCAALSIRAATVVVAEAAAVPQENKPAPESEMDAAIDVADGRGPARHQARFDFCLDGWHSFRGNCYFLTNQAYSWSSAEILCLAAARALASVHNVLEYNFLQRLVKTGGHTFAWIGGYYFQGFWRWEDGSAFDYTNQGSMSSTSNCQCLRVNSQTSNGWSNNVCTLSYPFVCQIKTNC; this comes from the exons ATGAAGATTCTGCTGGTCCTCTCTGTTCTCCTCTGTGCTGCTCTGTCCATCAGGGCTGCAACAG TTGTTGTAGCTGAGGCTGCTGCAGTACCACAGGAAAACAAACCTGCACCAGAATCAG AGATGGATGCTGCTATTGATGTTGCTGATGGCAGAGGACCTGCTCGACATCAAG CCCGTTTTGATTTCTGCCTTGATGGTTGGCATAGTTTCCGTGGTAACTGCTACTTCTTAACCAACCAGGCTTATTCCTGGAGCAGTGCAGAG ATCCTCTGCTTGGCTGCTGCTCGTGCGTTGGCTTCAGTCCACAACGTCTTGGAGTATAATTTCCTCCAGCGTCTGGTCAAGACTGGGGGCCACACTTTTGCCTGGATTGGAGGTTACTATTTCCAG GGTTTCTGGAGATGGGAAGATGGCTCAGCATTTGACTATACCAACCAGGGATCAATGAGCTCCACTTCCAATTGCCAGTGCCTGCGGGTCAACTCTCAAA CGTCCAATGGCTGGTCCAATAACGTCTGCACCCTTAGCTACCCATTCGTCTGTCAGATAAAGACAAACTGCTAG
- the LOC120564423 gene encoding E3 ubiquitin-protein ligase DTX1-like isoform X2, translated as MLLASVVVVWEWLNEHGRWRPYSPAVSHQIEAAIRSSDPRGGSVVLGQVDSRLSPYIIDLQSMHQFRQDTGTIRPVRRSFYDPASAPGQGWQWEWENDAGTWTAYDMEVAIAIENAHSRQQPCLDLTPLGFCYLIDFQNMTQVNRQSQRCRRLQRRADMAYPLVSGPLPIPKGSGAGGGITGALLGVGVSGASSFYSNGGLPATGLGQPCSCQQCMLVLSVKSNTGGAGAQTLGRRSLTMQRPKNSAPAVSKPLSPSKSATLGRGQPQNSNSNSNYYQTLPHGLAISKNTASPRRNAQLFAQSLAALTAGTSALGISSSSSRPPPPSLPPPQPPSSNPNLIPPSILAKHSSSSANESVPTATLITPANSVTTPPSPVPSPSPMVMKPQRPPTSAATVCHAPLPPRSSLAGLSRPALQRIAMAQSRALIASGVPTVPVKNLNGSSPVHPALAGITGILMSAAALPVCLTRPPKLVLHPPPVSKSDIKPVPGFGHCCRKTTKKQARKGKTPEEVVKKYLQKVKSPPEEDCTICMEPLGGPSGYKGPGVGPVSRAESVGRLAQCGHQYHFQCLVAMYNNGNKDGSLQCPTCKTIYGVKTGNQPAGKMEYHVIPHSLPGHPDCKTIRIIYNIPPGLQGPEHPNPGKPFTARGFPRHCYLPDSERGRKVLRLLLVAWDRRLIFSVGTSSTTGESDTVIWNEVHHKTEFGSNLTGHGFPDPGHLDNVLEELRAQGITEDDGLMEK; from the exons GAACCATCCGTCCGGTGCGGAGGAGTTTTTATGACCCAGCCTCAGCCCCAGGTCAGGGCTGGCAGTGGGAGTGGGAAAACGATGCAGGTACGTGGACGGCCTACGACATGGAGGTGGCCATCGCCATCGAGAACGCCCACAGTCGGCAGCAGCCCTGCCTCGACCTGACACCGCTCGGCTTCTGCTACCTCATCGATTTTCAGAACATGACACAG GTGAACAGACAGAGCCAGAGGTGTCGGAGGCTGCAGAGACGTGCCGACATGGCCTACCCTCTAGTGTCCGGTCCTCTCCCAATACCAAAGGGAAGCGGTGCAGGAGGTGGCATAACAGGAGCCCTGCTGGGTGTCGGGGTGTCGGGGGCAAGCTCTTTCTACTCCAATGGGGGCTTACCGGCTACTGGATTGGGCCAACCTTGTTCCTGCCAGCAGTGTATGCTGGTTCTTAGTGTAAAGTCCAATACAGGAGGAGCAGGGGCACAGACTCTAGGTAGACGCTCACTAACCATGCAGCGTCCCAAGAACTCGGCGCCCGCGGTCTCTAAACCTCTGAGTCCATCTAAATCAGCCACTCTGGGGCGAGGACAGCCGCAGAACTCCAATTCCAACTCCAACTACTATCAGACGCTGCCGCACGGTCTCGCCATCTCCAAAAACACCGCCTCTCCAAGACGGAACGCCCAGCTGTTTGCTCAGTCGCTGGCTGCCCTCACCGCTGGCACCTCCGCTCTGGGTATCTCCTCGTCTTCCAGCAGGCCGCCTCCGCCGTCCCTCCCGCCTCCTCAGCCTCCATCATCCAACCCCAACTTGATCCCCCCATCCATTCTGGCCAAGCACTCCTCATCTTCGGCCAACGAATCAGTGCCAACCGCCACATTAATTACCCCTGCCAATAGCGTGACCACGCCCCCTTCTCCTGTGCCATCTCCGTCGCCGATGGTGATGAAGCCGCAGCGCCCACCGACGTCCGCGGCAACGGTGTGCCACGCCCCGTTGCCACCGAGATCAAGCTTGGCCGGGCTGAGCCGACCAGCGTTACAGAGGATCGCGATGGCCCAGTCCAGAGCGCTCATAGCATCAGG TGTGCCCACCGTCCCAGTGAAGAACCTCAATGGATCCAGTCCTGTTCACCCTGCACTGGCCG GGATCACAGGTATCCTAATGAGTGCTGCCGCTCTGCCGGTGTGTCTGACTAGACCTCCAAAACTGGTGCTGCACCCTCCGCCTGTCAGCAAGAGCGACATCAAACCCGTGCCAGGCTTTGGCCACTGCTGCAGGAAGACCACCAAGAAACAGGCTCGCAAGG GTAAAACTCCAGAGGAAGTGGTAAAGAAGTACCTGCAGAAAGTAAAAAGTCCACCAGAGGAG GACTGTACCATCTGTATGGAGCCGTTGGGGGGTCCGTCTGGTTACAAGGGTCCAGGGGTGGGGCCTGTGTCTCGGGCGGAGTCAGTTGGCCGACTAGCACAGTGTGGACACCAGTACCATTTCCAGTGTCTGGTGGCCATGTATAATAATGGCAACAAGGACGGCAG TCTCCAGTGTCCCACCTGTAAAACCATCTACGGCGTAAAGACAGGCAACCAACCGGCAGGGAAGATGGAGTACCACGTCATCCCACACTCTCTACCAGGACATCCTGACTGCAAAACCATACGCATTATCTACAACATACCACCAGGCCTTCAG GGACCAGAGCATCCGAACCCAGGGAAGCCCTTCACTGCCAGAGGCTTTCCCCGACACTGCTACCTCCCAGACAGCGAGAGAGGACGCAAG gtacTGAGACTGCTCCTGGTAGCCTGGGACCGCAGGTTGATCTTCTCGGTTGGGACTTCGAGCACCACCGGAGAGTCTGACACCGTCATCTGGAACGAG GTCCACCATAAGACAGAGTTTGGCTCCAACCTGACAGGCCATGGCTTCCCCGACCCGGGGCACCTGGACAACGTCCTGGAAGAGCTCCGAGCTCAGGGCATCACAGAGGACGACGGACTGATGGAAAAGTGA